A single region of the Malaclemys terrapin pileata isolate rMalTer1 chromosome 4, rMalTer1.hap1, whole genome shotgun sequence genome encodes:
- the EHF gene encoding ETS homologous factor isoform X1 — protein MILEGTGRMSINSSSNLLHQQPSWTDGYPTCNVPGSFYGTQWHEIHPQYWTKYQVWEWLQHFLDTNQLDANCIPFQDFDIDGEHLCSMTLHEFTHAAGTAGQLLYSNLQHLKWNGQCGSEMYPSHNVVVKTEQTDPSLMASWKEENYLYDSGYGSTVELLDSKTFCRAQISTTTTSHQPLEFSDEKKTQDHPPKSHTKKHNPRGTHLWEFIRDILLNSEKNPGLIKWEDRSEGVFRFLKSEAVAQLWGKKKNNSSMTYEKLSRAMRYYYKREILERVDGRRLVYKFGKNARGWRENEN, from the exons ATGATTTTGGAAGGAACTGGCAGAATGAGTATCAATTCCAGCAGCAACCTACTTCACCAGCAGCCTTCCTGGACAGATGGATATCCCACATGTAATG TGCCTGGCAGTTTCTATGGAACTCAGTGGCATGAGATACACCCTCAATACTGGACCAAGTACCAGGTGTGGGAGTGGCTACAGCATTTCCTGGATACCAACCAGCTGGATGCCAACTGCATACCTTTCCAGGACTTTGACATCGATGGCGAACATCTGTGCAGCATGACTTTGCATGAATTCACCCACGCAGCTGGGACAGCCGGCCAACTTCTTTACAGCAACCTTCAGCACCTAAAATGGAATG GTCAGTGTGGCAGTGAAATGTACCCGTCACATAATGTCGTtgtaaaaacagaacaaacag ATCCATCCTTAATGGCCTCCTGGAAAGAAGAGAATTATTTGTATGACAGTGGTTATGGTAGCACAGTAG AGTTATTGGACAGTAAAACTTTCTGTCGCGCACAGATTTCCACGACTACTACCAGTCACCAGCCTCTTG AGTTTTCAGATGAGAAAAAAACacaagatcatcctccaaagTCCCACACCAAGAAGCACA ATCCTCGAGGAACTCACCTCTGGGAATTTATCAGAGATATTCTCCTGAATTCAGAGAAGAACCCAGGATTAATAAAGTGGGAAGACCGGTCTGAAGGTGTCTTCAGGTTCTTAAAATCTGAGGCGGTGGCTCAGCTctggggaaagaagaaaaacaatagCAGCATGACTTATGAGAAACTCAGCCGGGCCATGAG aTACTATTATAAAAGAGAAATACTGGAGCGTGTGGATGGCCGAAGATTAGTCTATAAATTTGGGAAGAATGCCCGTGGCTGGAGAGAAAATGAGAATTGA
- the EHF gene encoding ETS homologous factor isoform X2, giving the protein MILEGTGRMSINSSSNLLHQQPSWTDGYPTCNVPGSFYGTQWHEIHPQYWTKYQVWEWLQHFLDTNQLDANCIPFQDFDIDGEHLCSMTLHEFTHAAGTAGQLLYSNLQHLKWNGQCGSEMYPSHNVVVKTEQTELLDSKTFCRAQISTTTTSHQPLEFSDEKKTQDHPPKSHTKKHNPRGTHLWEFIRDILLNSEKNPGLIKWEDRSEGVFRFLKSEAVAQLWGKKKNNSSMTYEKLSRAMRYYYKREILERVDGRRLVYKFGKNARGWRENEN; this is encoded by the exons ATGATTTTGGAAGGAACTGGCAGAATGAGTATCAATTCCAGCAGCAACCTACTTCACCAGCAGCCTTCCTGGACAGATGGATATCCCACATGTAATG TGCCTGGCAGTTTCTATGGAACTCAGTGGCATGAGATACACCCTCAATACTGGACCAAGTACCAGGTGTGGGAGTGGCTACAGCATTTCCTGGATACCAACCAGCTGGATGCCAACTGCATACCTTTCCAGGACTTTGACATCGATGGCGAACATCTGTGCAGCATGACTTTGCATGAATTCACCCACGCAGCTGGGACAGCCGGCCAACTTCTTTACAGCAACCTTCAGCACCTAAAATGGAATG GTCAGTGTGGCAGTGAAATGTACCCGTCACATAATGTCGTtgtaaaaacagaacaaacag AGTTATTGGACAGTAAAACTTTCTGTCGCGCACAGATTTCCACGACTACTACCAGTCACCAGCCTCTTG AGTTTTCAGATGAGAAAAAAACacaagatcatcctccaaagTCCCACACCAAGAAGCACA ATCCTCGAGGAACTCACCTCTGGGAATTTATCAGAGATATTCTCCTGAATTCAGAGAAGAACCCAGGATTAATAAAGTGGGAAGACCGGTCTGAAGGTGTCTTCAGGTTCTTAAAATCTGAGGCGGTGGCTCAGCTctggggaaagaagaaaaacaatagCAGCATGACTTATGAGAAACTCAGCCGGGCCATGAG aTACTATTATAAAAGAGAAATACTGGAGCGTGTGGATGGCCGAAGATTAGTCTATAAATTTGGGAAGAATGCCCGTGGCTGGAGAGAAAATGAGAATTGA